A window of Marinobacter sp. es.042 genomic DNA:
CCTTGCGGCAGGCGGTGGCGACAGAACCCATGTGACCTTTGGTCACCCATCAGGCACTTTGCGTGTAGGGGCAGAAGCGAAGGAAGTGAATGGTCAGTGGACCGCAACCAAAGCCATTATGAGCCGCAGTGCGCGGGTTTTGATGGAAGGTTGGGTGAGGGTGCCTGGGGACAGCTTTTAAGCTTCTCCAATGTCAGCTTTATTTACATCGTGTTTTGCCAATGAACATGTGTAGTCAATAAGCTGCTGTTTTCAGTGTTATCCGTCGTTCATGGCGCGCGATTTGCGCATTGTTTACCCCGGTTCTCTCGCGAGAACTCTGATAAGCAGGAATGAATCCTGACAAACAGGACTAATAGGGTCACGCTATGAAGTATGGAAAACTCCTCACCGCAGCTGCAGCGGCCGGTTTATTGGCCAGTGGCAGCGCCAATGCCCTTCTGATTACTGTTGAAGCCGGCGGCGTATACAACAGTAGTGTTGCAGGCGCCACCGAAATCGATTTCAGCAGTGGCTGTAGTTACGCAGGAGGCTGCACAGGAAGCTACGATGTTGTCACAGGAAGCCAGAGCGGCCAGTATGCGGCGCCTTTCAATCTGGGACCCGACAATGAGTATCTGACCGTGCCCGAGCCTTACACCAACGGTGTGTCGGCGACTCTGGATCCAGGCGGTTCATACAACTATTTCGGCTTGTTCTGGGGTTCAATCGACAACTATAACTCGATCAAGTTCTCTAACTCGGTGTCTGGTGACAACTGGCTTGTTACCGGGTCGCAACTTCAGGCCGTCGATCCCGACATTCTGGTTGAGGGCAATCAGGTTAACCTGAACGATAACCGCT
This region includes:
- a CDS encoding PEP-CTERM sorting domain-containing protein, which gives rise to MKYGKLLTAAAAAGLLASGSANALLITVEAGGVYNSSVAGATEIDFSSGCSYAGGCTGSYDVVTGSQSGQYAAPFNLGPDNEYLTVPEPYTNGVSATLDPGGSYNYFGLFWGSIDNYNSIKFSNSVSGDNWLVTGSQLQAVDPDILVEGNQVNLNDNRYVNFFFGSELFDTIELISTGKAFETDNHAFASVPEPGTLALLGLGLAGLGLSRRKRQA